NNNNNNNNNNNNNNNNNNNNNNNNNNNNNNNNNNNNNNNNNNNNNNNNNNNNNNNNNNNNNNNNNNNNNNNNNNNNNNNNNNNNNNNNNNNNNNNNNNNNNNNNNNNNNNNNNNNNNNNNNNNNNNNNNNNNNNNATGGTTTTATAAAGAGCAGTGCCTGGGCTCTACTTAAAATCTTCTCTAGCCTTTCTTTTAATGAGGCTGCAGATTAATGATTATGCTCCTTTGGGATATAGGAAGCACATTATTGGACTGAGATCTTAGTGTAGACAGTGATGAATGTAAATAAAACCTATAATCATCATGGGAAATAAGAAGGATAAAATGTTTTGTGAGATTtatatttaaactatatttaATTACAAACCTATTTCAGATTCCTGATTCTTGTCTCTTTTGTAGGCCTTGTCAGTTCTGTTCACCCCCCTGACCAACTAGTTGATGAGGCAATCAAGCTTGGAGAAAAAATTGGAAAGCATTCAAAACTTGTGGTTTCCATGTGCAAAGAGGCCGTCAACAAATGTAACTATTAGATTTTTTACACTTTAATAATCATGTATTTGATTTTATCAGAGTAAACTGTAAAGTATTAANNNNNNNNNNNNNNNNNNNNNNNNNNNNNNNNNNNNNNNNNNNNNNNNNNNNNNNNNNNNNNNNNNNNNNNNNNNNNNNNNNNNNNNNNNNgtatgtatgtgtgtgtgtgtatatataactttcaTTTTAATTGCATAATGTGCCATATGTGACAGATTCAGAAGTATTCATAATTTGGTCTTTTGCAGCTCAAGAACTATCCTTGAATGAAGGACTCCACTTTGAAAAGCGTATCTTCCACGGGACATTTGCCACAGTAAGTGTTTGGAAAAGTATATTTTATGCAAGCATTTgtatattgtgattatatttatcaaatgaaatttttttgaatGTATGAGGTTCCAATTTTATATTTAAGTTAGAATATGATGTTTATTAAAGCAGAAATTCACCAAGACTGATTGTATGGAAACCACTAAAAGTAGTATAGAAAATGTGAAAAGACTGATAATTAAATGAGAAGAAAATCAattcaatattttcttatttcagaatGACCGCAAAGAAGGCATGACGGCCTTTGTTGAGAAAAGGTCACCAAACTTCACAGATAGCTAAAGCATATTGCAAGGTAAGAGATCACTTTCTAATAAAAACCTTGCAGTATAAGATATCCCTTGTGGGTTGATTTTCTAAAATCTCGTTGCATGCAATGCAGCAAGNNNNNNNNNNNNNNNNNNNNNNNNNNATTTGAAAAAATGGGGAGTGAATTTGAAAANNNNNNNNNNNNNNNNNNNNNNNNNNNNNNNNNNNNNNNNNNNNNNNNNNNNNNNNNNNNNNNNNNNNNNNNNNNNNNNNNNNNNNNNNNNNNNNNNNNNNNNNNNNNNNNNNNNNNAACAGTggccttttgtttgtttgtttgtttctatctctCACGCATAATGGGGTAAAGCACATAACTTGGTCAGGAGGTGCAAAAAATTATGCCGAAGTCATGTGCTTATAGAATTCACTTGAATCAGCATCTAGCTACTCTCTAGCATATATAAGCTCTCGACAAGCCAAGGTGACAGCAATTCAAGTCTGTACAGTGTTGCTGTCTCATCACTTGATGTAAATATTCAAACCGCCATATCTCATTTctgtctttttagcttttttttttcttataacattGTTTGTACTTATGTGATTTTCTTCATTAATGTTGCATTGTGTAGAGTAGAAAGTATAAAATTTTGGGCACaaataaaattaagattttttctatttatattttgaagAATATTGAAATCAAATTATTATCTTgaaaattcaaaatcaaatatTGGAACTAATaatagaactaaaaaaaaaatcagctacaACTTGTAGATAATCAGTCATTGaaatcactgattttttttcatcaactttCATTGTTCATTATGATAAGTTAGCCCAACAATATAGTGCACcaaaaaagaataatttcaaatttatattttttttagttatttatgcGCCATATGATAAACTCGAGTTATAACATCCCTNNNNNNNNNNNNNNNNNNNNNNNNNNNNNNNNNNNNNNNNNNNNNNNNNNNNNTCCAGATTTGATGGTGACAGTCCCCTTAATATATTGTACattaaagaatgatataaatgaaaataaaatattgatctttCATTGCAGAAATgtgtatctttataatatatcatacctTTGTCATTCAGCATTTGTTTTCTTTGCAGGATTCAGGTGTGGCTGCGTTGATGAAATTTGCCGTTGTATACTTAGAAAAACACAGTAAATTCCTGCATTACACTAGGGACCCAAAATTTTTGCAGAAGTATGAGTTAGGTGATTTGTGTATCATAGATGTGTGAATGACTTAACTTttttgaataaaagaagaaaaagttggtTCTTTTTAATTAACCTTttcaacaaaataaagataaagaatatatgtatatcattgttGATTCTCATACTTAAGTTTACTTAACTACAAAAAAAANNNNNNNNNNNNNNNNNNNNNNNNNNNNNNNNNNNNNNNNNNNNNNNNNNNNNNNNNNNNNNNNNNNNNNNNNNNNNNNNNNNNNNNNNNNNNNNNNNGGTCTTTGGTTTATTCTTGAGACAGTAAGTcaccaataattattttttgtaataataactgATTGAATTTTGTATTTAGCAATTACAAtacttgtcaaaaaaaaattggggggaacaAATTTATACCATGGCATTGACCTAATCCAACCACTattcaaacaaatttaaaaacaatacttTTATTCTTACAATCTGAGTTGTAACAGTTTTCAgtagataatttattatattaaaatactttttatatacagAACAATAATTTAAACACtgtatgcagtgtatatatatatatatgcaaatacaagataatgtatgaaaataatcaccaaatccataataataataaggcattATGGACTGACTAGTATTTTAATGTTTGGAATTAAATATGAATTccaatataaagaataaattaacTCCTATCCAAAATTACAAAACCGATTTTTTGGCAGATTTTGGAATGCATAGTAAAATTAAGCTTTATAAATACACTTATTTATTTAACCCATAACGATTGAGACTTAAACATTAAATCACTTAACCTGGCAATAAACAAAGGTGTTTTGCACATTCCAAGCAACACACATCATAATTGGGAAACTACTTTTTACAAAGGGGTGATTCTTTTAGAGCCTCCATCTGTCGTAGAAGATTGGCAACAGTAAACCTAAGTTGATGAAACTTTGAGAGGGGAACTTGAAATGTGTGCAGGGCTCCATCACTTGTACTCATCCTCATCATAACAACAGGCTCCAGTACACGAGACAACCAGCTGTGGAATGAATTTTAATTGCAATGAAACTGAAAATTATTACTCTAATGAACTGACATAGCACTATTATATTTCTTACAATTTAGTACTGTTACATAATTTCCAATGATTTATCAGAAAtgtctttaatattatcatcgccAAAATACACAGTGAACTGTACAATCAATTACATTAATTACTTAAAGCATTTTGATAAGGAAGACCTTTTTTAATTCTAGCCTATATATACAAACCTAGTGGAAATTGTGACTTCTACTCTCCACTCAAGATTACTCAAATGTGGAAGTGATGGGGAAGCAGCAATCAGCTGGCAGTCTATATCGGGACGAGCAGGACCATACACAACCTTACAGACATCTGAAGCAAATTCCTCTGGCAAcctgaaatatttattttcttatttatacatattaaattttgaaaatgaacTAATTTCAAACTCCTGTACCTAATTTAACCTATCTGCTCCTGTATATGAAGatgaatataactaaataaatgttTCATTGATATTTAAGTGACTTACCCTAGTAAACATGGAAACCACTCCTTACCCAAGATTTTTAAGATCCACAACCAGCATGTCTTGTCGAGTTGTTACTGTATTTATCCTCAGTGCTGTCCTTAGTAATGTAATAACACCTGCATACTGTATGCTTACattcttttggggggaaagaaaagaatattatgTGGACTTGTTAAGTTTTTTAAACTTTCGTTAAATTGCTGAAAACTTACTATAAATATAATGTCATTAATATGTTAGATATATTTCCATGTATGAATTCTGTTTAgcaaaggaaaacaaccacataTTGTATACTTgacacagtaataattaagtaaatgaaaaaaaaataataatattagttaacaCATACCATTACAGTTTCTTCAGTTACTGAAGGGCTACTGGATTCACACAACTGCTGCATACTTGCCTCACATTCTTCTGGAGTTAGAGTTTCCTGCAGATACCCCAGAGCCACTGTAACACATGACACCTATCAGTCCTCCATCATGAAGTTGTAAGACAAAGTTATGCatcgaaattaattttttttttccttcaggaCATCAAAAGATACTAAATGCATATAAATCAACTGTAAGCAGAAACGTTTCTCACATTTGATCATCTTGCGAAACAATGGTTTGTCCATCTTATTGGCTGCTTTCGCTAGTGTTTGGACTTCAGGGGGCACACGAGTGGGGAATAGGATGGGTTGGGAACTTCCTGGATTTCCTATAACTGCTGCCATTTTCTTCCTGGGATAAACAGTTAACACATACCAAATATCattagtaaaacaaaatgaaataatgaaNNNNNNNNNNNNNNNNNNNNNNNNNNNNNNNNNNNNNNNNNNNNNNNNNNNNNNNNNNNNNNNNNNNNNNNNNNNNNNNNNNNNNNNNNNNNNNNNNNNNNNNNNNNNNNNNNNNNNNNNNNNNNNNNNNNNNNNNNNNNNNNNNNNNNNNNNNNNNNNNNNNNNNNNNNNNNNNNNNNNNNNNNNNNNNNNNNNNNNNNNNNNNNNNNNNNNNNNNNNNNNNNNNNNNNNNNNNNNNNNNNNNNNNNNNNNNNNNNNNNNNNNNNNNNNNNNNNNNNNNNNNNNNNNNNNNNNNNNNNNNNNNNNNNNNNNNNNNNNNNNNNNNNNNNNNNNNNNNNNNNNNNNNNNNNNNNNNNNNNNNNNNNNNNNNNNNNNNNNNNNNNNNNNNNNNNNNNNNNNNNNNNNNNNNNNNNNNNNNNNNNNNNNNNNNNNNNNNNNNNNNNNNNNNNNNNNNNNNNNNNNNNNNNNNNNNNNNNNNNNNNNNNNNNNNNNNNNNNNNNNNNNNNNNNNNNNNNNNNNNNNNNNNNNNNNNNNNNNNNNNNNNNNNNNNNNNNNNNNNNNNNNNNNNNNNNNNNNNNNNNNNNNNNNNNNNNNNNNNNNNNNNNNNNNNNNNNNNNNNNNNNNNNNNNNNNNNNNNNNNNNNNNNNNNNNNNNNNNNNNNNNNNNNNNNNNNNNNNNNNNNNNNNNNNNNNNNNNNNNNNNNNNNNNNNNNNNNNNNNNNNNNNNNNNNNNNNNNNNNNNNNNNNNNNNNNNNNNNNNNNNNNNNNNNNNNNNNNNNNNNNNNNNNNNNNNNNNNNNNNNNNNNNNNNNNNNNNNNNNNNNNNNNNNNNNNNNNNNNNNNNNNNNNNNNNNNNNNNNNNNNNNNNNNNNNNNNNNNNNNNNNNNNNNNNNNNNNNNNNNNNNNNNNNNNNNNNNNNNNNNNNNNNNNNNNNNNNNTACTAAAGCACAATTACTGCANNNNNNNNNNNNNNNNNNNNNNNNNNNNNNNNNNNNNNNNNNNNNNNNNNNNNNNNNNNNNNNNNNNNNNNNNNNNNNNNNNNNNNNNNNNNNNNNNNNNNNNNNNNNNNNNNNNNNNNNNNNNNNNNNNNNNNNNNNNNNNNNNNNNNNNNNNNNNNNNNNNNNNNNNNNNNNNNNNNNNNNNNNNNNNNNNNNNNNNNNNNTNNNNNNNNNNNNNNNNNNNNNNNNNNNNNNNNNNNNNNNNNNNNNNNNNNNNNNNNNNNNNNNNNNNNNNNNNNNNNNNNNNNNNNNNNNNNNNNNNNNNNNNNNNNNNNNNNNNNNNNNNNNNNNNNNNNNNNNNNNNNNNNNNNNNNNNNNNNNNNNNNNNNNNNNNNNNNNNNNNNNNNNNNNNNNNNNNNNNNNNNNNNNNNNNNNNNNNNNNNNNNNNNNNNNNNNNNNNNNNNNNNNNNNNNNNNNNNNNNNNNNNNNNNNNNNNNNNNNNNNNNNNNNNNNNNNNNNNNNNNNNNNNNNNNNNNNNNNNNNNNNNNNNNNNNNNNNNNNNNNNNNNNNNNNNNNNNNNNNNNNNNNNNNNNNNNNNNNNNNNNNNNNNNNNN
This region of Penaeus monodon isolate SGIC_2016 chromosome 27, NSTDA_Pmon_1, whole genome shotgun sequence genomic DNA includes:
- the LOC119590707 gene encoding COMM domain-containing protein 5-like — protein: MAAVIGNPGSSQPILFPTRVPPEVQTLAKAANKMDKPLFRKMIKLALGYLQETLTPEECEASMQQLCESSSPSVTEETVMNVSIQYAGVITLLRTALRINTVTTRQDMLVVDLKNLGLPEEFASDVCKVVYGPARPDIDCQLIAASPSLPHLSNLEWRVEVTISTSWLSRVLEPVVMMRMSTSDGALHTFQVPLSKFHQLRFTVANLLRQMEALKESPLCKK